In Kordia antarctica, the following proteins share a genomic window:
- a CDS encoding DndE family protein: MQFNISTSPENEPLVKSLTHRIGLGSENHISRIALAYSLSKGYSLDLDKDLQAIGGKEYKDHTLFGNYRDYYIALICQRYQIQKDDTNIRKYLKMHIDQGLELISKFFEDNQNFSGIEFLLDNIEIGIDSMNEGENSFEFIKNNNSSLNEKESYSKPIKILVGETEKKENIYFTPNNTSIYGNCHIAVAGNSGTGKSYFSRKILERIVQETKGKVNFLYLDFKGLNESDKSSPDFKSFFKTTNAKLIDTPQNSFPVNPLSFIDNINEKNKIVGIGRFVDIITKYANLGNVQKQYLKDATINAFESRKDGSYPTLKEVLENVYELAGDKPTSLTQILIGLTEIELFDNDKHGDFINSNYYLSLSGDLSKEVRFTATFLVIYYLYNTFMNMDKTPIEDDYSGLRYILLIDEAHNVFKEKKSQEILEKLLREIRSQGVAVMLVSQGIEEFNQPTFDFSSMCQSAFLMSIKDGNNWKSISKFLGAGEKQRTKINRSMESINPRQAITNIKEFEFGDIFNTK; this comes from the coding sequence ATGCAGTTTAACATTAGTACATCGCCCGAAAATGAGCCATTAGTAAAATCCTTAACACATAGGATTGGTCTGGGTTCTGAAAACCATATATCTCGTATTGCCTTAGCATATTCTTTAAGTAAAGGGTATAGTTTAGATTTAGATAAAGATTTACAGGCTATTGGTGGTAAAGAGTATAAAGATCACACTTTGTTTGGTAATTATAGAGATTATTACATAGCCTTAATTTGCCAGCGCTACCAAATACAGAAAGACGATACTAACATCAGAAAGTATTTAAAAATGCATATTGATCAAGGGCTAGAACTCATAAGTAAGTTTTTTGAAGATAATCAGAATTTTTCAGGGATTGAGTTTCTATTAGATAATATAGAAATAGGAATTGATTCTATGAATGAGGGAGAAAACTCATTTGAATTTATAAAAAACAATAATTCTTCTTTAAACGAAAAAGAAAGTTATAGTAAACCCATAAAAATTTTAGTTGGAGAAACTGAGAAGAAAGAAAACATCTATTTTACACCTAATAATACTTCAATATACGGTAATTGTCATATTGCAGTAGCTGGAAATTCCGGTACTGGAAAGTCATATTTTTCAAGAAAAATATTAGAACGTATTGTTCAAGAAACAAAAGGGAAAGTTAATTTTTTATACCTTGATTTTAAAGGATTGAATGAAAGCGATAAATCTAGCCCTGATTTCAAAAGCTTTTTTAAAACGACCAATGCAAAATTAATAGATACACCACAAAACTCTTTTCCTGTTAACCCACTTTCATTCATAGACAATATTAATGAAAAAAATAAAATTGTAGGGATTGGAAGGTTTGTAGATATAATTACCAAATATGCTAATTTAGGAAATGTTCAAAAGCAATATTTAAAAGATGCTACAATTAATGCTTTTGAAAGTAGAAAAGATGGATCTTATCCTACACTAAAAGAAGTATTGGAAAATGTATATGAATTAGCAGGAGACAAACCAACTTCATTGACGCAAATATTAATTGGATTGACAGAGATTGAACTTTTTGATAATGATAAACATGGAGATTTTATAAATTCAAATTACTATTTAAGCCTTTCAGGGGATTTGAGTAAAGAAGTTCGTTTTACAGCTACGTTTCTTGTAATTTACTACTTGTATAATACATTTATGAATATGGATAAAACTCCAATAGAGGATGATTATAGTGGGTTACGTTATATTTTATTGATTGATGAAGCGCATAACGTATTTAAAGAAAAAAAATCGCAAGAGATACTTGAAAAATTATTAAGAGAAATACGTTCACAAGGAGTTGCTGTAATGTTAGTTTCACAAGGGATAGAAGAATTTAATCAGCCAACATTCGATTTTTCTTCAATGTGTCAATCTGCATTTTTAATGTCTATAAAAGATGGAAATAATTGGAAGTCGATTAGTAAATTTTTAGGTGCTGGAGAAAAACAAAGAACAAAAATTAATCGCTCTATGGAATCCATAAACCCTCGACAGGCAATTACAAACATTAAAGAGTTTGAGTTTGGCGATATTTTTAATACTAAATAA
- a CDS encoding DGQHR domain-containing protein, which translates to MEAIENSGLINAIPVRQNKQDFLIGVYSIENILKFTKYTERLITGYDEQEEPIYNKQIQRNIENSRVQKIADFLVNDPDATFPTNIVLHIPDEVIEEYIVNDDRVKVIIDKKVFEEIKKDKGDVFISIIDGQHRVRGIEVAITRLKSDLNTLIKTLRIKESQNLREKLNFYQGRLDDLLKIELVVTFFIDKTLEYQAMIFSTINRTQKRVSQSLVYSLFGLDTDDTPQKTALEIVLSLNGHKNSPFYKRIKLYGGSYSKNNTPPLSQATMVKSIVGLISENLRQSENDRYKKRKELFDRSSGSLKPLPFRKYYANDNDSGISDIMFFYFNEVKNTFIDDGIFLWDFEEHNKPSNILHTTIGYQALMNILVEILLKEEKLRELSYKVANEIFYEKYLKHIKHLDITNTNKYSFNQRGKKYFELEMSIAIWSPRSQDDKRLIELNKLKSGD; encoded by the coding sequence ATGGAAGCAATAGAGAACTCAGGGCTTATTAATGCCATACCCGTAAGACAAAACAAACAAGACTTTTTAATTGGAGTTTACTCAATAGAAAATATTCTTAAGTTCACAAAATATACTGAAAGACTTATTACAGGATATGATGAACAAGAAGAACCAATTTATAATAAACAAATTCAGAGAAACATTGAGAATTCAAGAGTTCAAAAAATTGCTGATTTTTTAGTTAATGATCCTGATGCAACTTTTCCAACAAATATCGTTTTGCATATTCCTGATGAAGTTATTGAAGAATATATTGTTAATGATGATAGAGTAAAAGTAATAATAGACAAAAAAGTATTTGAAGAAATAAAAAAAGATAAAGGAGATGTATTTATTTCTATCATTGATGGTCAACATAGAGTACGAGGTATTGAAGTAGCGATAACACGACTAAAATCAGATTTAAACACACTTATTAAAACTTTAAGGATTAAGGAGAGTCAAAATCTTAGAGAAAAACTTAACTTTTATCAAGGCAGATTAGATGATTTACTTAAAATTGAATTAGTAGTGACATTTTTTATAGATAAAACTTTAGAGTATCAGGCAATGATATTTTCGACAATTAATAGGACTCAAAAACGGGTATCACAAAGTTTGGTGTATAGCCTTTTTGGACTTGATACAGACGATACACCTCAAAAAACTGCATTGGAAATTGTTTTAAGTTTAAATGGTCATAAGAATTCTCCTTTTTACAAAAGAATTAAACTTTACGGTGGCTCTTACAGTAAAAATAATACGCCTCCTCTCTCACAAGCAACAATGGTTAAGTCTATTGTTGGTCTAATATCTGAAAATTTACGTCAATCGGAAAATGATAGATATAAAAAAAGGAAAGAATTATTTGACCGCAGTTCAGGGTCTTTAAAGCCTTTACCATTTAGAAAGTATTATGCAAATGATAACGATTCAGGTATTTCAGATATAATGTTTTTCTATTTCAATGAAGTGAAAAATACATTTATTGATGATGGAATTTTTCTTTGGGATTTTGAAGAACATAATAAACCTTCCAATATTCTTCATACGACAATTGGCTATCAAGCACTAATGAATATACTTGTAGAAATTCTTCTTAAAGAAGAAAAATTAAGAGAATTGAGTTATAAGGTTGCTAATGAAATCTTTTATGAAAAATATTTAAAACACATTAAGCACCTCGATATTACTAATACTAATAAATACTCATTCAATCAAAGAGGTAAAAAATACTTTGAATTGGAAATGAGTATCGCTATTTGGTCACCAAGAAGTCAAGATGATAAAAGGTTGATAGAATTAAATAAATTGAAAAGTGGAGATTAG